One Microplitis mediator isolate UGA2020A chromosome 3, iyMicMedi2.1, whole genome shotgun sequence DNA segment encodes these proteins:
- the LOC130665197 gene encoding dynein regulatory complex subunit 2, which produces MPPKKKSKGSKLAKMSEEERLRYLQHRAEIELEAKRRKQQLIAGFTKNKLKREEAFSRLNTAKINEQWRFKLRQFKCRELYDEVEYLWKNFDETLRSKNAVINRLYEELENADVYHRRLQEVHMQMIDKLINSNRKRLEGLHANYIKSVMLIKVGELNEMADAKGELIDSCKHLETIIYAENCFINERLMETKTRNAINTYNVEFTKAEAIGEIKRTTGSKITELWSKFKKVIASYQNATADRRKQYENLKKFDENHKNEAASFPQLQNFLTSTIDNLKYQENLLTETRNKSIKDLEGKMETLNARVWKLRDKIGVHQTVDKIQLKRLSLISGKVIEELKTLEEKSNSVATLVSMCSSLEPLASKYGPLIEEPDDVSVDSGIVTDSMIGPYQLLDNFWRAFNTVKAENFIRKKQYSQAVAENNKLKRYLRSYFGAVTRGTAKLLD; this is translated from the exons atgccaccaaagaaaaaaagtaagggATCAAAACTGGCGAAGATGAGCGAAGAGGAGCGACTCCGATACCTGCAGCATCGCGCGGAAATTGAATTGGAAGCCAAGCGACGTAAGCAGCAACTTATCGCGGGTTTTACGAAGAACAAATTGAAGCGTGAAGAAGCATTTTCTCGTTTGAACACTGCAAAGATAAACGAGCAATGGAGATTCAAGTTACGGCAGTTCAAATGCCGTGAGTTGTATGACGAAGTCGAGTACCTCTGGAAGAATTTCGATGAAACGCTGCGTAGCAAGAACGCGGTTATCAATAGACTCTACGAAGAGTTGGAAAATGCTGATGTTTATCACCGCAGACTGCAAGAAGTACATATGCAAATGAttgataaattgattaatagTAATAGGAAGAGACTCGAGGGCTTACAtgcaaattatataaaatctgTAATGCTGATTAAGGTTGGGGAGCTCAACGAAATGGCTGATGCCAAAGGGGAGTTGATTGATAGCTGCAAACATCTTGAGACTATTATTTACGCTGAAAATTGCTTTATCAACGAGAGATTGATGGAAACTAAAACCAGAAATGCTATCAATACTTACAATGTTGAATTTact aaaGCCGAAGCTATCGGAGAAATAAAACGTACGACCGGCAGCAAAATAACCGAACTctggtcgaaattcaaaaaagttatcGCCAGTTATCAAAACGCAACTGCAGATCGTAGGAAGCAgtacgaaaatttaaaaaaatttgacgaaaaTCACAAGAATGAAGCTGCCAGTTTTCCGCAGCTCCAAAATTTTCTGACTTCAACAatcgataacttaaaataccAAGAGAATTTACTGACCGAGACCAGGAACAAGAGCATCAAAGATTTGGAGGGTAAGATGGAGACGCTGAATGCCCGGGTCTGGAAGCTCAGAGACAAAATCGGAGTCCACCAGACCGTGGACAAGATCCAGCTGAAGCGATTGAGTCTCATCAGCGGGAAAGTGATCGAGGAATTAAAAACCCTGGAGGAGAAAAGCAACTCCGTGGCGACTTTGGTCAGCATGTGCTCCAGCTTAGAGCCCTTGGCCAGCAAATACGGGCCTTTGATTGAAGAACCCGACGACGTCTCTGTAGACTCTGGCATCGTTACCGACTCGATGATCGGCCCCTACCAGCTCCTGGACAACTTTTGGCGAGCCTTCAATACCGTGAAAGCCGAAAACTTCATTCGCAAGAAGCAGTACAGCCAAGCAGTGGCGGAAAACAATAAACTAAAACGTTACTTACGGTCGTACTTTGGTGCTGTCACACGAGGAACCGCTAAATTGCTTGATTGA
- the LOC130665196 gene encoding THO complex subunit 5 homolog, with amino-acid sequence MAKENETITVKKRRKSISSSNNGNNTTTSAVKENDMYKAIITYEEEEAISRSPEQDSENFLSTCESIRDAMSKISKLKTSNDSSAKEDIHELQVQTALSFIELKKLNRMEKFRTKFARDSLAEAKSGVDSRHLQLQNLLYEVMHLKKEVIKCFQFKSKDELIELVPEEEFYKEAPESVSQPEITKEDPHKLRLARLEWELTQRKQLASLCDQLTESKKSVAESIETKQQRLDNLGPQLRSILEASKPLQDSLGLPLDKIHKEHQRAGLLASPLYVLYVKATAYRDAYDSSLSVSVEGDDEDAKRINNNEGTQESDSDIEQQSETPPDDIPVHKKRHHRLSREAREEEKKSKILHKHPLNVKIIITINGDTKMTLEFYYLTFLKVITVESRLDTVDSDSPTARDMLNSESILRELYPQDTGAESPNPANTYQLKRYHLAPFGSLGLGIPYKWAQRMAGINLISADTNSDQHITRQQLAQNNVESILKEIKRRVKARLDLCTEIRLLEAGNISLSGDSTDLNPQKIATCLHKFAPMSWKNYSACPDTLNICKNNLVSSSDIYYEAVLRRGNHELIAHVAIKPDYPKVSAVISINMNPSLVTSADVIRDIEREVNVMWDRPPTISNQLQRLRTCFDIYLETESLATREKIFFHTVKGRTRARPYKYLHIGGGIFTQR; translated from the exons atggctaaagaaaatgaaaccattactgtaaaaaaacgaagaaaatCCATCAGTAGTAGTAACAATGGTAACAATACTACTACCAGTGCTGTTAAAGAAAATGATATGTACAAG GCAATAATAACTTACGAAGAAGAGGAAGCGATTTCTCGATCTCCAGAGCAAgattcggaaaattttttgtcaacttGTGAGTCAATAAGAGATGCGATGAgtaaaatctcaaaattaaaaactagTAATGACTCTAgt gcAAAGGAGGACATACATGAGCTGCAAGTACAGACCGCACTGTCATTCATcgaactaaaaaaattgaatcgtaTGGAAAAATTCCGGACGAAATTCGCGCGGGATTCATTAGCAGAAGCCAAAAGTGGAGTCGACAGCCGGCACTTGCAGttgcaaaatttattatatgaaGTGATGCATCTGAAGAAGGAAGTCATCAAGTGCTTCCAGTTCAA gTCTAAGGACGAGCTGATAGAACTGGTCCCCGAAGAGGAATTTTATAAAGAAGCGCCAGAGAGTGTTTCCCAACCGGAGATAACGAAGGAGGATCCACACAAACTGCGTCTAGCTCGCCTGGAATGGGAGCTGACTCAACGGAAGCAGTTGGCGTCACTCTGCGACCAGTTGACGGAGAGCAAAAAGAGCGTCGCTGAAAGTATCGAGACCAAGCAGCAGCGACTGGACAACCTGGGCCCGCAATTGAGGTCAATACTCGAGGCAAGTAAACCTCTGCAAGACAGTTTGGGTCTTCCGCTGGACAAGATCCACAAAGAGCACCAGCGAGCTGGACTTTTGGCGTCTCCACTCTACGTCCTCTATGTAAAAGCGACAGCTTACCGCGATGCCTACGACTCGAGCTTATCTGTGAGCGTTGAAGGCGACGACGAGGACGCCAAGAGGATAAACAACAACGAGGGGACTCAAGAATCAGACTCTGATATCGAACAGCAGTCGGAGACCCCACCCGATGACATTCCAGTTCACAAAAAACGACACCACCGTCTCTCCCGCGAGGCCCGTGAGGAAGAAAAGAAGTCGAAAATCCTCCACAAGCATCCGCTTAATGTCAAaatcatcatcaccatcaaCGGGGATACTAAAATGACTCTAGAGTTTTATTACCTGACGTTCCTAAAAGTTATTACCGTCGAGTCACGTCTGGACACCGTCGACAGCGACAGTCCGACAGCCCGCGACATGTTGAACTCGGAGTCGATTCTCCGCGAGCTCTATCCCCAAGACACCGGAGCCGAGAGTCCGAACCCTGCGAATACTTACCAGTTAAAACGCTACCATCTCGCGCCTTTTGGTTCCCTCGGTCTTGGGATCCCCTACAAGTGGGCCCAGAGAATGGCCgggataaatttaatatccgCTGACACGAACTCCGACCAACATATAACTCGCCAGCAGCTGGCGCAGAACAACGTCGAGagtattttaaaagaaataaaacgcCGAGTGAAAGCACGTCTGGATCTTTGCACAGAAATCCGATTACTTGAAGCAGGGAACATTTCGCTGTCCGGTGACTCGACGGATTTGAATCCTCAGAAAATAGCGACTTGTCTGCACAAATTCGCGCCGATGTCCTGGAAAAATTACTCAGCTTGTCCAGATACTTTGAacatttgtaaaaataatttagtctCCTCTTCCGATATTTATTACGAAGCCGTTCTGCGTCGCGGTAACc ATGAACTTATAGCGCACGTCGCAATAAAACCCGACTATCCAAAAGTATCAGCAGTTATAAGTATAAACATGAATCCGTCATTGGTAACGTCAGCAGACGTAATCCGCGACATCGAACGGGAGGTAAATGTGATGTGGGATCGCCCGCCAACGATTTCAAATCAACTGCAACGACTGAGGACCTGCTTTGACATTTACTTGGAGACAGAAAGTCTTGCGACgcgtgaaaaaatatttttccatacCGTCAAAGGCAGAACACGTGCCCGTCCCTACAAATATTTGCATATTGGGGGTGGAATTTTCACCCAacgataa